A single region of the Drosophila miranda strain MSH22 chromosome 2, D.miranda_PacBio2.1, whole genome shotgun sequence genome encodes:
- the LOC108156177 gene encoding complex I intermediate-associated protein 30, mitochondrial — protein sequence MYKLLRQGQRFSCWMPAAQQVHTTAVQCTFWEREKKSGYKTKLPEPSKKQLIMDGLRDLKEEIKLWRKEVTEQLESDPILVFRPGETDVVFDFKAPDVLDKWTVTTDADHGEGKSTAALELSAAGAGLFHGEVNSNHTKDGIIKRTGYANIRTKRVRKSFKRESTYDWTQYNMLIMKVRGDGRSYLINLHTEGYFDLMWNDIYHYVLYTRGGPHWQIAKIPFSKFFLSSKGRVQDRQGAIPLNRVTHFGFSVAAKKGMDGPFGLEIDYVGLEYDPSHREEFAYEMYQTPKYIVAT from the exons ATGTATAAATTGCTAAGACAAGGACAGCGCTTCAGCTGTTGGATGCCGGCTGCCCAGCAAGTACACACCACAGCCGTGCAATGTACCTTTTGGGAGCGCGAAAAGAAATCCGGCTACAAGACGAAACTGCCAGAGCCGTCCAAGAAACAGCTCATAATGGATGGTCTGCGGGACCTAAAGGAGGAGATAAAGCTGTGGCGGAAGGAAGTGACGGAGCAGCTGGAAAGCGATCCCATACTGGTGTTTCGTCCTGGTGAAACGGATGTGGTCTTCGACTTCAAGGCTCCAGACGTTCTGGACAAGTGGACTGTTACCACGGACGCGGACCACGGCGAAGGTAAGAGCACAGCCGCTCTGGAACTGAGTGCAGCCGGAGCGGGTCTTTTCCATGGCGAAGTCAACTCGAACCACACAAAAGATGGCATAATAAAGCGGACAGGCTATGCCAATATACGCACAAAGCGAGTGCGG AAATCCTTCAAGCGAGAGTCCACCTACGACTGGACGCAGTACAACATGCTCATCATGAAGGTGCGCGGTGATGGACGCAGCTATCTGATCAACCTGCACACCGAGGGCTACTTTGATCTCATGTGGAACGACATCTACCACTATGTGCTGTACACCCGCGGCGGCCCCCACTGGCAGATCGCCAAGATACCCTTCTCCAAGTTCTTCCTATCCTCGAAAGGGCGAGTCCAGGATCGCCAGGGGGCCATACCGCTCAACAGGGTAACCCACTTCGGTTTCTCCGTGGCGGCCAAAAAGGGTATGGATGGTCCATTCGGCCTGGAAATAGACTACGTGGGCCTGGAGTACGATCCCAGCCACCGGGAGGAGTTTGCGTATGAAATGTACCAGACGCCCAAGTATATTGTGGCTACGTAA
- the LOC108156176 gene encoding dehydrogenase/reductase SDR family protein 7-like, giving the protein MKVEDLNKCAGSTDWNVLYWVLGTILMPVALPLALFNIWQRFRAQKYRNQLPGKVVLITGASSGVGEALAHVFYSAGCKVILAARRTLELERVKKDLLALDLEPAYPPTVLGLDLAELNTIPDFVTRVLGVYNQVDILINNGGISVRADVASTAVDVDLKIMVVNYFGSVALTKALLPSMLKRKSGHICFISSVQGKFAIPQRAAYSASKHAMQAFADSLRSEVASKNINVSTVSPGYVRTQLSLNALTGTGKSYGKMDDSTAKGMSPDKLAERILKCILRNEPDILVSDVQAKVAYYLRHLCPSLFFWIMAKRALKLEKAEKKTG; this is encoded by the exons ATGAAAGTGGAAGATTTAAACAAATGTGCCGGAAGCACCGACTGGAATGTGCTCTATTGGGTGCTGGGTACTATTCTGATGCCAGTGGCTCTGCCGCTCGCACTCTTCAATATATGGCAGCGATTCCGTGCCCAGAAATACCGTAATCAGTTGCCGGGCAAG GTAGTGCTCATTACAGGCGCTAGCTCGGGCGTGGGCGAGGCTCTGGCTCATGTTTTCTACAGCGCAGGTTGCAAAGTGATTTTGGCAGCACGGCGCACCTTAGAATTGGAGCGCGTTAAAAAGGATCTCTTGGCACTGGACCTG GAACCTGCGTACCCACCTACTGTGCTTGGCCTGGATCTGGCGGAGCTCAACACCATACCTGACTTTGTTACGCGCGTCCTGGGTGTGTACAACCAAGTGGACATTCTGATTAACAATGGAGGCATCAGTGTGCGAGCCGATGTAGCCTCTACGGCAGTGGATGTCGATCTCAAGATAATGGTGGTCAACTATTTTGGCAGCGTCGCTTTAACGAAGG CTCTTCTGCCATCGATGCTAAAACGCAAGAGCGGTCACATCTGCTTCATTAGCTCGGTGCAGGGAAAGTTTGCCATACCCCAGAGAGCTGCTTATTCCGCGTCCAAGCATGCCATGCAGGCCTTTGCCGACTCGCTGCGTTCCGAGGTGGCTAGCAAGAACATAAACGTCTCCACCGTCAGTCCCGGCTACGTACGCACTCAGCTCTCACTGAATGCTCTCACAGGAACGGGTAAAAGCTATGGCA AAATGGACGACTCTACTGCCAAGGGCATGTCGCCCGATAAGTTGGCTGAACGCATTTTGAAGTGCATTCTGCGCAACGAGCCCGACATTCTGGTCAGCGATGTTCAGGCCAAGGTCGCCTATTACCTCCGCCATCTGTGCCCCAGTCTGTTCTTCTGGATCATGGCCAAGCGCGCATTGAAATTGGAAAAGGCAGAGAAGAAGACGGGCTAG
- the LOC108156102 gene encoding uncharacterized protein LOC108156102 isoform X1 yields the protein MSWLLGLLAVLWMPSELLAVPTPLKLPGYTHKLTPYIKHWEAANFDRSVLQAAQLRHLEQARFRQKRQVDPTPSSTSSSSSSSSSGLAHTIRLNFSAHDRDFRLVLRQQPHSVFAHDVEIENTLGPIDYDVSRIYTGSLEDDEAAHVQAILTSDNLLDGTIETQAEHYYIEPAQRYSQQLAESGVHSIVYKLSDVNMQKEHLGGGLSSQVPTKTHCASEKLRKKRWLPEEVAMSDSPTPTYNRNPPLPLDLEVPYNDDFRVLASEEDRSDERPTRRYPTTSTTRNTGRSTESFLATLTKPTSNRNILVNNYNPSNVGEGSRSYNSNNANNNSNNNNSGNSNNNVRKLYTKHKNIIVSTYNRPIEPEFGTPYEEPNNSSNSNSGNGNLPSNFFNANWTTLFLGNNNNGNGNGNSNDRPSHKTHVEIITKNGATKKPNIIVNNYNPEIIFAPNPHNPSFNSMLMTNLLSGRGDDIHSSPRLLYDRKTTCMLYLQADHTFFQKMGSDEASIEAITRHVQRANSIYRNTDFNNDGKPDNITFMIKRIKVHNMNAMKDPSYRFPGNYGVEKFLELFSEEDYDAFCLAYMFTYRDFEMGTLGLAWTGDLKNAGGVCEKNGHYRGSLKSLNTGIVTLLNYGKHVPPAVSHVTLAHEIGHNFGSPHDPEQCTPGGEDGNFIMFARATSGDKKNNNKFSTCSLKSIEPVLNAKARSMKGCFTEPQSSICGNGVVEPGEQCDCGWEEDCKDSCCFPMSRQPRIDETPCTLTPHARCSPSQGPCCTTDCKLKFGDKCRDDNGCRDPSFCDGRVPQCPPSVNKPNKTICNKEFVCYMGDCTGSICLAYGLESCQCIPGPQDDRIKSCELCCKLPGEDNACRSSFEWNEAPFDVPDMYSKPGTPCNDYNGYCDVFQKCREVDPSGPLATLRKLLLSEESIATFKKWMQHNWYTVALAAIGVILLLILSTKLLAKRSNLKLKSVTIIHSATTETVRLPENNNGVIVHTAVRTKVPFKKKVRGERSKKSGTGAVAGAAAVAAAAVGGSHGVGKTSSSAEPKKTQRSQGIGKKKSLEEDPKKSNKKLGKHMKEIIDYSHRNNNGDDASNLSTTNNHTNTFGKVQKWLLESPIVAQPLSHIEHSSRVRKVMSKSQSTPERLVQKPPQKTKSMGNLSNEKVKLQVVYKPPFKFSLRLSKKPKVKTHVVAGRPKRGQKGSTRTAGQPASKDIAARTKRSALLLCNEAEDDNQILTLNEPNYETLKPPVTSRPTEHCYENVDLQAEASTSKSSSCKVGPSSNRGSLEGPAPPPPVPVQRSSYRRSNSLSTHNPFAVAPRRSSSKVKADAQAAGGSVNLTRNFGSTQNLINLSQNVAKTKKRSSLNLKASGAKNGKDPPVSNSTASPQRRSSSNANLRRDSSASSKAAPVPPTRNSRNSFSNIPRASLGGGGSNATTAAGPPSFSRQSSSSTTTTSSSIAAGAALPLPLQQSASTSAMQRQPPAQPMRRSLHNFRTRSTAPASASAPKPGAGAAATTIATTDNNELPSDLEVVVSDVENLVS from the exons ATGAGCTGGCTGCTGGGGCTCCTGGCGGTTTTGTGGATGCCCAGTGAGCTGCTGGCCGTTCCAACGCCACTCAAGCTGCCAG GCTACACCCACAAACTGACGCCGTACATCAAGCACTGGGAGGCGGCGAACTTCGATCGCAGTGTGCTGCAGGCAGCCCAGCTCAGGCACTTGGAGCAGGCGCGCTTCCGCCAAAAGCGTCAAGTGGATCCCACACCGTCGTCgacatcgtcgtcgtcgtcatcgtcctCGAGTGGATTAGCGCACACAATACGATTGAATTTCTCGGCCCATGACAG AGATTTTCGATTGGTGCTGCGTCAACAGCCGCATTCGGTGTTCGCCCACGATGTGGAAATCGAGAACACATTGGGACCCATCGACTACGATGTCTCACGCATTTACACCGGCAGCTTGGAGGACGATGAGGCTGCCCATGTGCAGGCCATTCTAACCAGTGATAATCTGCTCGATGGCACGATTGAAACCCAAGCGGAGCACTATTACATCGAGCCAGCGCAACGCTACTCCCAGCAACTCGCCGAGAGCGGCGTCCACAGCATAGTCTATAAGTTAAGTGATGTAAATATGCAAAAGGAGCACCTCGGAGGCGGTCTGAGCTCCCAGGTGCCAACGAAGACGCACTGCGCCAGCGAAAAGTTGAGAAAAAAACGTTGGCTGCCAGAGGAG GTGGCCATGTCTGATAGTCCTACGCCCACGTACAATCGTAACCCGCCTTTGCCATTGGATCTGGAGGTGCCCTACAATGATGATTTTCGCGTCCTGGCCTCCGAAGAGGATCGGAGTGATGAGAGGCCAACCAGAAGATATCCAACCACCTCGACAACGAGGAATACTGGCCGCAGCACCGAGAGCTTTCTGGCCACCCTGACGAAACCTACGTCGAACCGCAATATACTTGTAAATAACTATAATCCCTCCAATGTCGGCGAAGGCAGTCGCAgctacaacagcaacaatgccaataataatagcaacaacaacaatagcggaaacagcaacaacaatgtgCGTAAACTGTATACGAAGCACAAGAACATCATTGTGAGCACATACAATCGTCCCATCGAGCCAGAGTTTGGCACGCCCTACGAAGAgccaaacaacagcagcaacagcaacagcggaAACGGAAATCTACCGAGTAACTTCTTCAATGCCAACTGGACAACGCTCTTCCTGgggaacaacaacaacggaaacggcaacggcaacagcaacgaTCGACCAAGCCACAAGACACACGTGGAGATCATCACAAAAAACGGGGCCACCAAGAAACCAAACATCATTGTAAATAACTACAATCCGGAGATTATATTCGCACCGAATCCACACAATCCGAGCTTTAACAGCATGCTGATGACGAATTTGCTGAGCGGTAGGGGCGACGATATACACAGCTCGCCCCGGCTGCTGTACGATCGCAAGACCACGTGCATGCTGTATCTGCAGGCAGATCACACTTTCTTTCAGAAAATGGGCTCCGACGAGGCCTCCATTGAGGCCATCACGCGTCATGTGCAGCGTGCCAACTCGATCTATCGAAATACAGACTTTAATAACGATGGCAAGCCGGACAACATCACGTTCATGATAAAGCGCATCAAGGTGCACAATATGAACGCCATGAAGGATCCCAGCTATCGCTTCCCCGGTAACTATGGCGTGGAGAAGTTCTTGGAACTGTTTTCGG AGGAAGACTACGATGCCTTTTGCCTGGCCTATATGTTTACCTACCGCGACTTTGAGATGGGCACCTTGGGACTGGCCTGGACGGGAGATCTTAAGAATGCTGGCGGTGTCTGCGAGAAGAATGGACACTATCGGGGCTCCCTGAAGTCCCTAAACACGGGCATTGTGACGCTCTTGAACTATGGCAAGCATGTGCCACCCGCCGTCTCACATGTGACGTTAGCCCACGAAATTGGCCACAATTTCGGCTCTCCG CACGATCCCGAACAGTGCACGCCTGGCGGGGAGGATGGCAACTTCATTATGTTTGCCCGTGCCACTTCCGGGGACaagaagaacaacaacaagttCAGCACCTGCTCTTTGAAGTCCATTGAGCCGGTACTGAATGCCAAGGCGCGTTCCATGAAGGGCTGCTTCACTGAGCCACAGTCCTCGATTTGTGGCAATGGCGTCGTAGAACCGGGAGAGCAATGCGACTGCGGCTGGGAGGAGGACTGCAAGGACTCTTGCTGCTTTCCCATGTCCCGTCAGCCGCGTATTGATGAGACGCCCTGTACCCTGACACCGCATGCCCGCTGCAGTCCCTCCCAGGGCCCCTGCTGCACCACCGACTGCAAGCTGAAGTTTGGCGACAAGTGCCGTGACGACAATGGCTGTCGCGATCCCTCGTTCTGCGATGGACGTGTGCCCCAGTGCCCGCCATCGGTGAACAAGCCGAACAAGACGATCTGTAACAAGGAATTTGTCTGTTATATGGGCGACTGCACCGGCAGCATTTGTTTGGCCTATGGCCTGGAGTCGTGCCAGTGCATACCCGGACCTCAGGACGATCGGATCAAGTCGTGTGAGCTGTGCTGCAAGCTGCCTGGCGAGGACAACGCGTGCAGGAGCTCCTTCGAGTGGAATGAGGCTCCCTTCGATGTACCGGACATGTACTCGAAGCCAGGCACACCGTGCAATGACTACAATGG ATACTGTGATGTCTTTCAAAAGTGTCGCGAGGTGGATCCCTCTGGCCCGCTGGCCACGCTGCGCAAGCTGCTGCTCTCGGAGGAGAGCATTGCCACATTCAAGAAGTGGATGCAGCACAACTGGTATACAGTGGCTTTGGCCGCCATTGGCGTCATTTTGTTGCTG ATATTGAGCACAAAGCTGCTGGCGAAACGGTCGAATCTGAAGCTTAAGTCCGTTACCATAATACACAGCGCTACCACGGAGACGGTGCGACTGCCGGAGAACAACAACGGAGTGATAGTCCACACTGCTGTTCGGACGAAGGTGCCCTTCAAGAAGAAGGTGCGTGGCGAGCGCAGCAAGAAGTCTGGAACGGGCGCGGTTGCAGGAGCTGCTGCcgtcgccgccgccgcagTGGGAGGTTCCCATGGAGTTGGAAAAACTAGCTCGAGTGCAGAGCCAAAGAAGACGCAAAGATCCCAGGGGATTGGCAAGAAAAAGTCGTTGGAGGAGGATCCCAAGAAGTCCAACAAGAAACTGGGCAAGCACATGAAGGAAATCATCGATTACTCGCATCGAAACAACAACGGCGATGATGCCTCCAATCTGTCGACGACCAACAATCACACCAACACCTTTGGCAAGGTGCAAAAGTGGCTGCTGGAATCGCCAATCGTGGCCCAGCCGCTTTCGCACATCGAGCACAGCTCCCGGGTCCGCAAGGTGATGAGCAAATCGCAGTCCACACCGGAAAGGCTGGTTCAGAAGCCCCCGCAGAAGACCAAATCGATGGGAAATCTGTCCAACGAGAAGGTGAAACTCCAAGTGGTCTACAAGCCACCGTTCAAGTTCTCGCTGCGTCTGTCCAAGAAGCCCAAAGTGAAGACGCACGTGGTCGCAGGTCGGCCCAAGCGAGGACAGAAGGGCAGTACGCGTACCGCAGGACAGCCTGCCTCCAAGGACATCGCGGCGCGCACCAAGCGGAGCGCTCTACTTCTCTGCAATGAGGCAGAGGATGATAACCAAATTCTGACGCTCAACGAGCCCAACTACGAGACGCTAAAGCCTCCGGTAACGTCGCGACCCACAGAGCACTGCTACGAGAATGTGGATCTGCAGGCCGAGGCCTCCACATCAAAGTCCAGCAGCTGTAAAGTTGGTCCCAGCTCCAACAGAGGCAGCTTGGAGGGGCCAGCGCCACCGCCACCAGTTCCTGTCCAGCGCAGCTCGTACCGTCGCTCCAACTCGCTGTCCACCCACAATCCCTTCGCCGTAGCTCCGCGACGTAGCAGCAGCAAAGTGAAAGCCGATGCCCAGGCCGCTGGCGGCTCTGTGAATCTTACGCGCAACTTTGGCAGCACCCAGAACCTCATCAATCTTAGCCAGAACGTGGCCAAGACCAAGAAGCGGAGCAGCCTCAACCTGAAGGCCAGTGGGGCCAAGAACGGCAAAGATCCACCCGTGAGCAATTCCACTGCCTCGCCCCAGCGACGTTCCTCCTCCAATGCGAACCTGCGCAGGGACAGCAGTGCCTCGTCAAAGGCAGCGCCAGTGCCGCCTACGCGCAACTCGCGCAACAGCTTCAGCAACATTCCGCGAGCCAGCCTTGGTGGCGGTGGCTCGAATGCCACGACAGCAGCAGGGCCGCCCAGCTTCTCGCGTCAATCTTCCAGCAGCACCACGACGACAAGCTCGTCGATTGCTGCGGGAGCAGCGTTACCCCTGCCGCTGCAGCAATCCGCCTCGACCAGCGCCATGCAGCGACAACCGCCTGCCCAGCCGATGCGACGGAGTCTCCACAACTTCCGGACGCGCTCAACGGCACCGGCGTCAGCGTCTGCACCCAAGCCAGGAGCAGGGGCGGCGGCGACGACGATCGCCACCACAGACAACAATGAGCTGCCATCGGACCTGGAGGTAGTCGTGTCCGACGTCGAGAATCTGGTTAGctaa
- the LOC108156102 gene encoding uncharacterized protein LOC108156102 isoform X2: MSWLLGLLAVLWMPSELLAVPTPLKLPGYTHKLTPYIKHWEAANFDRSVLQAAQLRHLEQARFRQKRQVDPTPSSTSSSSSSSSSGLAHTIRLNFSAHDRDFRLVLRQQPHSVFAHDVEIENTLGPIDYDVSRIYTGSLEDDEAAHVQAILTSDNLLDGTIETQAEHYYIEPAQRYSQQLAESGVHSIVYKLSDVNMQKEHLGGGLSSQVPTKTHCASEKLRKKRWLPEEVAMSDSPTPTYNRNPPLPLDLEVPYNDDFRVLASEEDRSDERPTRRYPTTSTTRNTGRSTESFLATLTKPTSNRNILVNNYNPSNVGEGSRSYNSNNANNNSNNNNSGNSNNNVRKLYTKHKNIIVSTYNRPIEPEFGTPYEEPNNSSNSNSGNGNLPSNFFNANWTTLFLGNNNNGNGNGNSNDRPSHKTHVEIITKNGATKKPNIIVNNYNPEIIFAPNPHNPSFNSMLMTNLLSGRGDDIHSSPRLLYDRKTTCMLYLQADHTFFQKMGSDEASIEAITRHVQRANSIYRNTDFNNDGKPDNITFMIKRIKVHNMNAMKDPSYRFPGNYGVEKFLELFSEEDYDAFCLAYMFTYRDFEMGTLGLAWTGDLKNAGGVCEKNGHYRGSLKSLNTGIVTLLNYGKHVPPAVSHVTLAHEIGHNFGSPHDPEQCTPGGEDGNFIMFARATSGDKKNNNKFSTCSLKSIEPVLNAKARSMKGCFTEPQSSICGNGVVEPGEQCDCGWEEDCKDSCCFPMSRQPRIDETPCTLTPHARCSPSQGPCCTTDCKLKFGDKCRDDNGCRDPSFCDGRVPQCPPSVNKPNKTICNKEFVCYMGDCTGSICLAYGLESCQCIPGPQDDRIKSCELCCKLPGEDNACRSSFEWNEAPFDVPDMYSKPGTPCNDYNGYCDVFQKCREVDPSGPLATLRKLLLSEESIATFKKWMQHNWYTVALAAIGVILLLLMRLVTHMLRDQQEAKGLAQAQSQSVDIEHKAAGETVESEA, translated from the exons ATGAGCTGGCTGCTGGGGCTCCTGGCGGTTTTGTGGATGCCCAGTGAGCTGCTGGCCGTTCCAACGCCACTCAAGCTGCCAG GCTACACCCACAAACTGACGCCGTACATCAAGCACTGGGAGGCGGCGAACTTCGATCGCAGTGTGCTGCAGGCAGCCCAGCTCAGGCACTTGGAGCAGGCGCGCTTCCGCCAAAAGCGTCAAGTGGATCCCACACCGTCGTCgacatcgtcgtcgtcgtcatcgtcctCGAGTGGATTAGCGCACACAATACGATTGAATTTCTCGGCCCATGACAG AGATTTTCGATTGGTGCTGCGTCAACAGCCGCATTCGGTGTTCGCCCACGATGTGGAAATCGAGAACACATTGGGACCCATCGACTACGATGTCTCACGCATTTACACCGGCAGCTTGGAGGACGATGAGGCTGCCCATGTGCAGGCCATTCTAACCAGTGATAATCTGCTCGATGGCACGATTGAAACCCAAGCGGAGCACTATTACATCGAGCCAGCGCAACGCTACTCCCAGCAACTCGCCGAGAGCGGCGTCCACAGCATAGTCTATAAGTTAAGTGATGTAAATATGCAAAAGGAGCACCTCGGAGGCGGTCTGAGCTCCCAGGTGCCAACGAAGACGCACTGCGCCAGCGAAAAGTTGAGAAAAAAACGTTGGCTGCCAGAGGAG GTGGCCATGTCTGATAGTCCTACGCCCACGTACAATCGTAACCCGCCTTTGCCATTGGATCTGGAGGTGCCCTACAATGATGATTTTCGCGTCCTGGCCTCCGAAGAGGATCGGAGTGATGAGAGGCCAACCAGAAGATATCCAACCACCTCGACAACGAGGAATACTGGCCGCAGCACCGAGAGCTTTCTGGCCACCCTGACGAAACCTACGTCGAACCGCAATATACTTGTAAATAACTATAATCCCTCCAATGTCGGCGAAGGCAGTCGCAgctacaacagcaacaatgccaataataatagcaacaacaacaatagcggaaacagcaacaacaatgtgCGTAAACTGTATACGAAGCACAAGAACATCATTGTGAGCACATACAATCGTCCCATCGAGCCAGAGTTTGGCACGCCCTACGAAGAgccaaacaacagcagcaacagcaacagcggaAACGGAAATCTACCGAGTAACTTCTTCAATGCCAACTGGACAACGCTCTTCCTGgggaacaacaacaacggaaacggcaacggcaacagcaacgaTCGACCAAGCCACAAGACACACGTGGAGATCATCACAAAAAACGGGGCCACCAAGAAACCAAACATCATTGTAAATAACTACAATCCGGAGATTATATTCGCACCGAATCCACACAATCCGAGCTTTAACAGCATGCTGATGACGAATTTGCTGAGCGGTAGGGGCGACGATATACACAGCTCGCCCCGGCTGCTGTACGATCGCAAGACCACGTGCATGCTGTATCTGCAGGCAGATCACACTTTCTTTCAGAAAATGGGCTCCGACGAGGCCTCCATTGAGGCCATCACGCGTCATGTGCAGCGTGCCAACTCGATCTATCGAAATACAGACTTTAATAACGATGGCAAGCCGGACAACATCACGTTCATGATAAAGCGCATCAAGGTGCACAATATGAACGCCATGAAGGATCCCAGCTATCGCTTCCCCGGTAACTATGGCGTGGAGAAGTTCTTGGAACTGTTTTCGG AGGAAGACTACGATGCCTTTTGCCTGGCCTATATGTTTACCTACCGCGACTTTGAGATGGGCACCTTGGGACTGGCCTGGACGGGAGATCTTAAGAATGCTGGCGGTGTCTGCGAGAAGAATGGACACTATCGGGGCTCCCTGAAGTCCCTAAACACGGGCATTGTGACGCTCTTGAACTATGGCAAGCATGTGCCACCCGCCGTCTCACATGTGACGTTAGCCCACGAAATTGGCCACAATTTCGGCTCTCCG CACGATCCCGAACAGTGCACGCCTGGCGGGGAGGATGGCAACTTCATTATGTTTGCCCGTGCCACTTCCGGGGACaagaagaacaacaacaagttCAGCACCTGCTCTTTGAAGTCCATTGAGCCGGTACTGAATGCCAAGGCGCGTTCCATGAAGGGCTGCTTCACTGAGCCACAGTCCTCGATTTGTGGCAATGGCGTCGTAGAACCGGGAGAGCAATGCGACTGCGGCTGGGAGGAGGACTGCAAGGACTCTTGCTGCTTTCCCATGTCCCGTCAGCCGCGTATTGATGAGACGCCCTGTACCCTGACACCGCATGCCCGCTGCAGTCCCTCCCAGGGCCCCTGCTGCACCACCGACTGCAAGCTGAAGTTTGGCGACAAGTGCCGTGACGACAATGGCTGTCGCGATCCCTCGTTCTGCGATGGACGTGTGCCCCAGTGCCCGCCATCGGTGAACAAGCCGAACAAGACGATCTGTAACAAGGAATTTGTCTGTTATATGGGCGACTGCACCGGCAGCATTTGTTTGGCCTATGGCCTGGAGTCGTGCCAGTGCATACCCGGACCTCAGGACGATCGGATCAAGTCGTGTGAGCTGTGCTGCAAGCTGCCTGGCGAGGACAACGCGTGCAGGAGCTCCTTCGAGTGGAATGAGGCTCCCTTCGATGTACCGGACATGTACTCGAAGCCAGGCACACCGTGCAATGACTACAATGG ATACTGTGATGTCTTTCAAAAGTGTCGCGAGGTGGATCCCTCTGGCCCGCTGGCCACGCTGCGCAAGCTGCTGCTCTCGGAGGAGAGCATTGCCACATTCAAGAAGTGGATGCAGCACAACTGGTATACAGTGGCTTTGGCCGCCATTGGCGTCATTTTGTTGCTG CTAATGCGCCTGGTCACGCATATGCTAAGGGATCAGCAGGAGGCCAAAGGGCTTGCGCAGGCTCAGTCTCAGTCTGTGG ATATTGAGCACAAAGCTGCTGGCGAAACGGTCGAATCTGAAGCTTAA
- the LOC108156108 gene encoding uncharacterized protein LOC108156108: protein MFKKSKPKTEPPPTAPTVDEMLADMETFEVQQPPVENSSEISDLEHELLTEPENLPLQTWWKVFDSYDQKVAKLTGTVDTLESQKKQLQSCCEELEKSAQALHEGIQKQQSLIKKAVN, encoded by the coding sequence ATGTTTAAGAAGTCCAAACCAAAGACGGAGCCACCACCAACTGCCCCAACTGTGGATGAAATGCTGGCGGATATGGAAACATTTGAAGTGCAACAGCCTCCGGTAGAAAACAGCTCGGAAATTTCAGATTTGGAACATGAACTATTGACGGAGCCGGAGAATCTACCGCTTCAGACGTGGTGGAAAGTGTTTGATAGCTACGATCAAAAGGTGGCGAAATTGACTGGCACAGTAGACACTTTGGAGTCCCAAAAAAAGCAATTACAGTCCTGCTGCGAGGAGCTGGAGAAGAGTGCCCAAGCACTACATGAAGGCATTCAAAAGCAGCAGTCGTTGATTAAGAAAGCTGTTAATTAA
- the LOC108156104 gene encoding venom allergen 3-like, which translates to MNILWIFVLLLSKLYFHISGEIITYKTKYPYHIARKMYPKPTKSINYCKSLLCQKNVRHLTCETKFWGPKCGKSHEGVRLKKCMKNILDLHNTVRTRLNQGLAHGLPQANKLPLFEWDDELALMAMRITNQCNEETANLCVNTYRFPNVAVTSDFVDLKKHPAKGMSFFVQNWWNQYRKILPVHVAAFPANASREMWMFANIAYRKTHLVGCGMLDSGTKRFVTCVYNDKVGPGKRLYNVKPTAVNVSNAQL; encoded by the exons ATGAACATCTTATGGATTTTTGTGTTGCTTCTGAGTAAACTCTATTTTCATATTTCAGGAGAAATCATTACCTATAAGACGAAATACCCTTATCACATTGCTCGCAAAATGTATCCCAAGCCAACAAAGTCTATAAACTATTGCAAGTCGCTCCTCTGCCAAAAGAACGTACGCCATCTTACTTGTGAAACGAAATTC TGGGGTCCCAAGTGTGGGAAAAGCCACGAGGGCGTGCGACTCAAAAAGTGCATGAAGAATATTCTCGATCTACACAATACGGTGCGCACCCGGCTGAACCAGGGACTAGCTCATGGTCTTCCTCAAGCGAACAAACTGCCTTTGTTCGAATGGGACGATGAACTGGCGCTCATGGCGATGCGGATCACCAATCAATGTAATGAGGAAACGGCGAATCTCTGCGTGAACACATACCGCTTTCCTAATGTGGCAGTGACCTCCGATTTTGTTGATCTCAAGAAGCACCCTGCCAAAGGCATGTCCTTTTTTGTACAGAATTGGTGGAACCAATATCGCAAAATATTACCCGTTCATGTGGCTGCTTTTCCGGCTAATGCCTCGCGAGAAATGTGGATGTTTGCCAACATAGCGTACAGGAAAACCCACCTTGTGGGCTGTGGCATGCTGGACAGTGGAACCAAACGCTTCGTCACGTGTGTCTATAACGATAAAGTTGGACCGGGAAAGCGCCTTTACAATGTCAAACCAACCGCAGTCAATGTATCTAACGCACAGCTATAA